One genomic window of Microbacterium sp. BH-3-3-3 includes the following:
- a CDS encoding glycoside hydrolase family 3 N-terminal domain-containing protein — protein sequence MRDDRGVKNASRSAVLLVLTALTLTGCVPPPAPAPSPTASPSPTPTPTVTPTPTATPDPAAALSLEDKVGQMFMVGTSVDGADPTTLAAVTDDHIGGIFLHGRSDAGTQATAALVGGFTSAVAAGDPELWVATDQEGGTVQVLSGPGFDEIPSAVDQGGQDDATLRANAATWGAQLAQAGVNMNLAPVADIVTSPETAASNPPIGELAREYGYDGATVAAKAGAFADGMRDGGVLPTFKHFPGLGHVGENTDTTAGVTDDFVTADGADVGVYSTVLPAGPAVVMLSTAVYAKIDPNAPAAFSPTVVGVLRDTVGFDGVVTTDDLSAAQQVQAWSPADRATLAVEAGIDLLLVSADSSVYPEMREAVLARAQADSAFAAKVDAAASRILAQKASMP from the coding sequence ATGCGAGACGATCGGGGGGTGAAGAACGCCTCGCGCTCCGCGGTCCTACTCGTGCTCACCGCCCTGACGTTGACCGGTTGCGTGCCGCCACCGGCTCCGGCGCCGAGTCCGACGGCATCACCGTCACCGACGCCGACGCCGACGGTCACACCGACGCCGACAGCCACGCCCGACCCGGCGGCGGCTCTCAGCCTGGAAGACAAGGTGGGTCAGATGTTCATGGTCGGCACCTCGGTCGACGGAGCCGACCCGACCACCCTCGCCGCCGTGACCGACGATCACATCGGCGGGATCTTCCTGCACGGACGATCGGATGCCGGAACGCAGGCGACCGCCGCGCTCGTCGGCGGATTCACCTCGGCCGTCGCCGCCGGCGACCCCGAGCTGTGGGTCGCCACCGATCAAGAAGGCGGAACCGTGCAGGTGCTCTCGGGCCCGGGGTTCGACGAGATCCCCTCGGCCGTCGACCAGGGCGGGCAGGACGACGCCACGCTGCGGGCGAACGCGGCGACCTGGGGCGCGCAGCTCGCGCAGGCGGGCGTGAACATGAACCTCGCCCCCGTCGCCGACATCGTCACGAGCCCCGAGACTGCGGCATCCAATCCGCCGATCGGCGAACTCGCGCGCGAGTACGGCTACGACGGCGCCACCGTCGCCGCGAAGGCCGGGGCGTTCGCCGACGGGATGCGCGACGGCGGCGTGCTGCCGACGTTCAAGCACTTCCCGGGCCTCGGTCACGTGGGGGAGAACACCGACACCACGGCCGGCGTCACCGACGACTTCGTCACCGCCGACGGCGCCGACGTGGGCGTGTACTCGACCGTGCTGCCCGCGGGTCCCGCGGTGGTCATGCTCTCGACCGCGGTCTACGCCAAGATCGACCCGAACGCCCCCGCCGCCTTCTCGCCCACCGTGGTGGGTGTGCTGCGCGACACGGTGGGGTTCGACGGCGTCGTGACGACCGACGACCTCTCGGCCGCCCAGCAGGTGCAGGCGTGGTCGCCGGCCGACCGGGCGACCCTCGCGGTCGAGGCGGGGATCGACCTGCTGCTGGTGTCGGCCGACTCGTCGGTCTACCCCGAGATGCGAGAGGCGGTGCTCGCCCGGGCGCAGGCCGACAGCGCGTTCGCGGCCAAGGTGGACGCCGCGGCCTCCCGCATCCTCGCGCAGAAGGCGTCGATGCCCTGA
- a CDS encoding LCP family protein codes for MQSSPPAQRSRVRPASPRRRWIRIIALTVAVIVLAALVVGGYTAWSLSQRLQDAAVPLNDAPSQAPSLSTYDEPFSLLVVGTDECDDQVKDAFGERCTDPGAEGNRNDVNLLVHVSTNPRRVTVVSFPRDLQVAIPDCTREDGSVSSGVGKASINTAYEAGGLTCVADTVSDLSGQPIPFAAKVSFGNVVNITDAVGGVEVCIGGDGIDDYDAGIAWEPGLRVVKGYDALAFLRTRKGIGDGSDLARIGNQQQYLSRLLNKLRSDEVLSNPATLIGLANTAVDNITPSESLADPLRLAQLGYTLKDVPLGDVTFVQYPVVDDPSDTNRVIPDDAAAAVLWDALARNAPLALTGEAGANGGVEIDPSQPQPAPVETTPAPDATAATPAPEVVELPGNVSGSKADQSTCSVGNG; via the coding sequence ATGCAGAGCTCGCCCCCCGCCCAGCGCTCGCGGGTCCGCCCGGCATCGCCTCGTCGGCGGTGGATCAGAATCATCGCCCTCACGGTCGCCGTCATCGTCCTGGCCGCGCTGGTCGTGGGCGGCTACACGGCATGGTCGCTGTCGCAGAGGCTTCAGGACGCCGCGGTGCCCCTCAACGACGCGCCCTCTCAGGCTCCGTCGCTCAGCACCTACGACGAGCCGTTCTCGCTCCTGGTCGTGGGCACCGACGAGTGCGACGACCAGGTCAAAGACGCCTTCGGCGAGCGCTGCACCGACCCCGGCGCCGAGGGCAACCGCAACGACGTCAACCTGCTCGTGCACGTCTCGACGAACCCGCGGCGCGTGACGGTGGTGTCGTTCCCCCGCGACCTGCAGGTCGCGATCCCGGACTGCACGCGCGAAGACGGCTCGGTCTCGTCGGGCGTCGGGAAGGCCTCGATCAACACCGCGTACGAAGCCGGCGGCCTGACCTGCGTCGCCGACACGGTGTCGGATCTGTCGGGCCAGCCGATCCCGTTCGCCGCGAAGGTCAGCTTCGGCAACGTCGTGAACATCACCGACGCCGTCGGTGGGGTCGAGGTGTGCATCGGCGGCGACGGCATCGACGACTACGACGCGGGCATCGCGTGGGAGCCCGGGCTGCGCGTGGTGAAGGGGTACGACGCCCTGGCGTTCCTGCGCACCCGCAAAGGCATCGGCGACGGCAGCGACCTCGCGCGCATCGGCAACCAGCAGCAGTACCTCTCGCGGCTTCTCAACAAGCTGCGCAGCGACGAGGTGCTCTCGAACCCGGCGACCTTGATCGGCCTGGCCAACACGGCCGTCGACAACATCACCCCGAGCGAGAGCCTGGCCGACCCGCTGCGCCTCGCGCAGCTCGGCTACACGCTGAAAGACGTGCCCCTCGGCGACGTCACCTTCGTGCAGTACCCCGTGGTCGACGACCCGTCCGACACCAACCGCGTGATCCCCGACGACGCGGCGGCGGCCGTGCTCTGGGACGCCCTCGCCCGGAACGCTCCCCTCGCCCTCACCGGTGAGGCGGGAGCCAACGGCGGCGTCGAGATCGATCCGTCGCAGCCGCAGCCGGCGCCCGTCGAGACGACGCCGGCACCGGATGCCACGGCGGCGACGCCGGCGCCGGAGGTCGTCGAGCTGCCGGGCAACGTCAGCGGGTCGAAGGCCGACCAGTCCACGTGCTCCGTCGGAAACGGCTGA
- a CDS encoding ABC transporter substrate-binding protein, which translates to MRHSTRRALGAVAGVAVAALALSACSGGGSEPAASEGDFTPLTSVKLQLQWLPQAQFAGYYVALDQGYFQEEGFDDVEVLPSGGDIVPQDALVAGDVDFAVAWVPKVLGTMENQGVELTDIAQVFQKSGTTQVSWKGSGITSVDDFEGKRIGSWGFGNEWEIFAAMADKGLDASTVQITTQDFSMNALLDKDVDAAQAMTYNELAQLLETVDPATGKLYTMDDIDVISYEDTAGAMLQDALWADTQRLADDPAYADAAKRFLKAVVKGWVYARDNPTEAADITYAAATAPGVDAFPVGPTHQLWQMNEVNKLIWTGGDFGMIDTAAWDKTVAGAMKAVNQDGLNLITTEPADTAHSNEYIEAALSELKDEGVTVDGDYTPIEVTLTEGGQ; encoded by the coding sequence ATGAGACACAGCACCCGTCGCGCCCTCGGCGCGGTCGCCGGGGTCGCCGTCGCGGCCCTCGCACTGTCGGCCTGCTCGGGCGGAGGCTCCGAACCCGCGGCGTCCGAGGGCGACTTCACGCCCCTGACCTCGGTGAAGCTGCAGCTGCAGTGGCTGCCGCAGGCGCAGTTCGCGGGCTACTACGTCGCCCTCGACCAGGGCTACTTCCAGGAGGAGGGCTTCGACGACGTCGAGGTACTGCCCTCGGGCGGCGACATCGTGCCGCAGGACGCGCTCGTCGCGGGCGATGTCGACTTCGCCGTCGCGTGGGTGCCCAAGGTGCTCGGCACGATGGAGAACCAGGGGGTCGAACTCACCGATATCGCGCAGGTGTTCCAGAAGTCGGGAACCACCCAGGTGTCGTGGAAGGGCTCGGGCATCACGAGCGTCGACGACTTCGAGGGCAAGCGCATCGGCTCGTGGGGCTTCGGCAACGAGTGGGAGATCTTCGCCGCGATGGCCGACAAGGGCCTCGACGCCTCGACCGTGCAGATCACGACGCAGGACTTCTCGATGAACGCCCTGCTCGACAAGGACGTGGATGCCGCCCAGGCGATGACCTACAACGAGCTCGCGCAGCTGCTCGAGACGGTCGACCCCGCCACCGGGAAGCTCTACACGATGGACGACATCGACGTGATCTCGTACGAGGACACCGCCGGAGCCATGCTGCAGGATGCCCTCTGGGCCGACACGCAGCGACTGGCCGACGACCCCGCCTACGCCGACGCCGCGAAGCGCTTCCTCAAGGCCGTCGTCAAGGGCTGGGTGTACGCCCGCGACAACCCCACCGAGGCCGCGGACATCACGTACGCCGCCGCGACCGCGCCGGGCGTCGACGCGTTCCCCGTGGGCCCTACCCACCAGCTGTGGCAGATGAACGAGGTCAACAAGCTCATCTGGACCGGCGGCGACTTCGGCATGATCGACACCGCAGCGTGGGACAAGACGGTCGCCGGAGCGATGAAGGCCGTCAACCAGGACGGTCTGAACCTCATCACCACCGAGCCCGCCGACACGGCGCACTCCAACGAGTACATCGAGGCGGCCCTGTCGGAGCTGAAGGACGAGGGGGTCACCGTCGACGGCGACTACACGCCGATCGAGGTGACGCTCACCGAGGGCGGTCAGTAG
- a CDS encoding ABC transporter permease: MNATPLPGWARLAAPVVVGLAGLLAWYAFVASGSAPRMLPDPFAVATELVARFPLVWEAAGITGTNALVGLLAGTVVAVLIAALAATWRPVDGMTAPLVAALAVVPIVALTPILNTMFGASSQFGRQAVAGIAAFVPVFVNTLRGLRQTRPVQRDLFRATAATGAQTFLRLTLPTALPYLLTGVRVAASLAVISALVAEYFGGPADGIGTAIATYAKSGRAALAWAFVGGGIAIGLIFFAVTALLERVVARRLGALRPPG; the protein is encoded by the coding sequence ATGAACGCCACTCCCCTGCCGGGCTGGGCGCGCCTGGCCGCCCCCGTCGTCGTGGGTCTCGCGGGGTTGCTCGCCTGGTACGCGTTCGTCGCCTCGGGCAGCGCGCCGCGCATGCTGCCCGACCCGTTCGCCGTCGCGACCGAGCTCGTCGCGCGCTTCCCCCTGGTGTGGGAGGCCGCCGGCATCACCGGCACCAATGCCCTCGTGGGGCTCCTCGCCGGAACCGTCGTCGCCGTGCTGATCGCCGCCCTCGCCGCGACCTGGCGACCGGTCGACGGCATGACCGCCCCGCTGGTCGCGGCCCTCGCGGTGGTACCGATCGTCGCGCTCACCCCCATCCTCAACACGATGTTCGGGGCCTCCAGCCAGTTCGGCCGGCAGGCCGTGGCCGGGATCGCGGCGTTCGTGCCGGTGTTCGTGAACACGCTGAGGGGCCTGCGCCAGACCCGGCCCGTGCAGCGCGACCTGTTCCGCGCGACCGCCGCCACCGGCGCACAGACCTTCCTGCGTCTGACCCTCCCCACCGCACTGCCCTACCTGCTCACGGGCGTGCGGGTCGCGGCATCGCTCGCCGTCATCTCCGCCCTGGTCGCCGAATACTTCGGCGGTCCCGCCGACGGCATCGGCACCGCCATCGCGACCTACGCCAAGTCGGGCCGCGCGGCCCTGGCGTGGGCCTTCGTGGGCGGCGGTATCGCGATCGGTCTCATCTTCTTCGCCGTGACCGCGCTGCTCGAACGCGTCGTCGCGCGACGCCTCGGCGCGCTGCGCCCGCCCGGCTGA
- a CDS encoding ABC transporter ATP-binding protein yields the protein MTTQTATDLAVRAAGVGKVFPSAGGEVTALTGVDLTVAAGEFVSLIGPSGCGKSTLLRLIADLDSPTGGELTLYGKSARQARLDQDYGIAFQQAALLPWLTVAANIALPLDLHKWPRARRDARVAELAELVGLTDFIGRYPDQLSGGMQQRVAIARSLAAQPRLLLMDEPFGALDEMTRERLQSELARIAAETGAAVVFVTHSIPEAVFLSDRVVVMSPRPGRITDVIDTRPGRERDDDLRESPEFFARVTAVREALHGTPVHRANER from the coding sequence ATGACCACCCAGACCGCCACCGACCTCGCCGTCCGCGCCGCGGGCGTCGGCAAGGTGTTCCCCAGCGCCGGGGGCGAGGTGACCGCGCTCACCGGCGTCGACCTCACCGTCGCCGCCGGTGAGTTCGTCTCGCTCATCGGACCCTCCGGCTGCGGCAAGTCGACGCTGCTGCGACTCATCGCCGATCTCGACAGTCCGACCGGCGGCGAGCTGACGCTGTACGGGAAGTCGGCGCGCCAGGCGCGACTCGACCAGGACTACGGCATCGCCTTCCAGCAGGCGGCGCTGCTGCCGTGGCTGACGGTGGCCGCGAACATCGCTCTTCCCCTCGACCTGCACAAGTGGCCCCGCGCCCGCCGCGACGCCCGCGTGGCGGAGCTCGCCGAACTCGTCGGACTCACCGACTTCATCGGCCGCTACCCCGACCAGCTCTCGGGCGGGATGCAGCAGCGCGTCGCGATCGCCCGCTCCCTCGCCGCCCAGCCCCGACTGCTGCTGATGGACGAGCCGTTCGGTGCACTCGACGAGATGACCCGCGAGCGGTTGCAGTCCGAGCTCGCGCGCATCGCCGCCGAGACCGGAGCCGCCGTGGTGTTCGTGACGCACTCCATCCCCGAGGCGGTGTTCCTCTCGGACCGCGTGGTCGTCATGAGCCCCCGACCCGGACGGATCACCGACGTCATCGACACCCGCCCCGGCCGCGAGCGCGACGACGACCTGCGCGAGTCGCCGGAGTTCTTCGCCCGCGTCACCGCCGTGCGCGAAGCGTTGCACGGCACCCCCGTCCACCGGGCGAACGAGCGATGA
- a CDS encoding ABC transporter permease, producing MTDQVLAPGTTTAVVPEERMPRGGRSSRGRATAIRVGWGVLGIAAVVAVWELYKLLGPADGVTVGSDGSAGSGVILLPRSHDRAMPHVGDMVVRMFAPTSGGDTPPLIVSVAGAAGMTLGLAALGWVIGVVVGSLLGVAMQRWRLVEAGLLPWIVVSQIVPLIAFAPVVNAIGTQVDRSGFPWPPWLSVALIASYLAFFPVAVGMLRGLSAPDAMHLDLMRASSAGWWQTLVRLRLPAAVPHLLPALRLAAASAVVGAVVAEVSIGLRGGIGRMLIQLAGQASSDPAAPWAPTFGTVVMGLVAAGGVALVGVALHRFRRGEDTA from the coding sequence GTGACCGACCAGGTGCTCGCGCCGGGGACGACCACCGCGGTCGTCCCCGAGGAGCGGATGCCGCGGGGCGGCCGTTCCTCGCGCGGGCGCGCCACGGCGATCCGCGTCGGCTGGGGAGTGCTCGGGATCGCCGCGGTCGTGGCGGTGTGGGAGCTCTACAAGCTGCTCGGACCCGCCGACGGCGTGACCGTCGGAAGTGACGGATCGGCCGGATCGGGCGTCATCCTGCTGCCGCGCAGCCACGATCGCGCCATGCCGCACGTGGGAGACATGGTGGTGCGCATGTTCGCGCCCACGAGCGGAGGAGACACCCCGCCGCTGATCGTGTCGGTCGCGGGAGCCGCCGGCATGACGCTGGGCCTCGCCGCCCTCGGCTGGGTGATCGGCGTCGTGGTCGGCTCGCTCCTGGGCGTGGCGATGCAGCGGTGGCGTCTCGTCGAGGCGGGACTGCTCCCCTGGATCGTCGTGAGCCAGATCGTGCCGCTCATCGCCTTCGCTCCGGTGGTCAACGCCATCGGCACGCAGGTCGACCGCTCCGGTTTTCCCTGGCCGCCGTGGCTCTCGGTGGCCCTGATCGCGTCGTACCTGGCATTCTTCCCCGTCGCCGTCGGCATGTTGCGAGGCCTCTCGGCCCCGGATGCGATGCACCTCGACCTCATGCGGGCGAGCTCCGCCGGGTGGTGGCAGACGCTCGTGCGCCTACGGCTGCCCGCGGCCGTTCCCCACCTGCTGCCGGCGCTGCGCCTCGCCGCCGCGTCGGCGGTCGTCGGCGCGGTCGTCGCCGAAGTCTCGATCGGTCTGCGGGGCGGCATCGGGCGCATGCTCATCCAGCTCGCCGGCCAGGCCTCGTCCGACCCGGCCGCCCCCTGGGCGCCCACCTTCGGCACCGTCGTGATGGGACTCGTCGCAGCCGGCGGCGTCGCCCTCGTCGGCGTCGCACTACACCGCTTCCGTCGCGGGGAGGACACCGCATGA
- a CDS encoding TIGR03842 family LLM class F420-dependent oxidoreductase, whose protein sequence is MDFGVVLQTNPPAARTVQLSQLAEAHGFSHVWTFDSHLLWQEPYVIHSAILAATRRVTVGPFVTNPATRDWTVTASTFATLNEMYGNRTICGIGRGDSAVRVTNGRPTTLKALRESIHVIRELGNSRAVEYNGATLQFPWSRGSELEVWVAAYGPLALKLTGEVGDGFILQLADLDIAEWMIRTVRRAAEDAGRDPDEISFCVAAPMYIGDDTPESRAHMIEQCRWFGGMVGNHVADIVAKYGGDSSVPAALTDYIAGRTGYDYNSHGKSNNDHVDFVPDEIVERFCVLGTAEEHIAKLEKLRALGVTQFAGYLQHDNKEETMRVYGETVIPALTPPVTAKR, encoded by the coding sequence ATGGATTTCGGTGTCGTCCTGCAGACCAATCCCCCCGCGGCCCGCACGGTGCAGCTGTCGCAGCTGGCCGAGGCGCACGGCTTCAGCCACGTGTGGACCTTCGACTCGCACCTGCTGTGGCAGGAGCCGTACGTCATCCACTCCGCCATCCTCGCCGCCACCCGCCGGGTCACCGTCGGCCCGTTCGTGACCAACCCCGCCACCCGCGACTGGACGGTCACGGCCTCCACCTTCGCGACCCTCAACGAGATGTACGGCAACCGCACGATCTGCGGCATCGGCCGCGGCGACTCCGCCGTGCGCGTGACCAACGGTCGGCCCACCACGCTGAAGGCCCTCCGGGAGTCGATCCACGTCATCCGCGAACTCGGCAACTCCCGCGCCGTGGAGTACAACGGCGCGACGCTGCAGTTCCCCTGGAGCCGCGGGTCGGAGCTCGAGGTGTGGGTCGCCGCCTACGGACCGCTCGCGTTGAAGCTGACCGGCGAGGTGGGTGACGGCTTCATCCTGCAGCTGGCCGACCTCGACATCGCCGAGTGGATGATCCGCACCGTCCGCCGCGCGGCCGAAGACGCCGGGCGCGACCCCGACGAGATCTCGTTCTGCGTCGCCGCCCCCATGTACATCGGAGACGACACCCCCGAATCCCGCGCGCACATGATCGAGCAGTGCCGCTGGTTCGGCGGCATGGTCGGCAACCACGTCGCCGACATCGTGGCGAAGTACGGCGGCGACTCGTCGGTGCCCGCCGCGCTGACCGACTACATCGCGGGGCGCACCGGGTACGACTACAACTCGCACGGAAAGAGCAACAACGACCACGTCGACTTCGTGCCCGACGAGATCGTGGAGCGCTTCTGCGTGCTCGGCACCGCCGAGGAGCACATCGCCAAGCTCGAGAAGCTCCGCGCCCTCGGGGTGACGCAGTTCGCCGGGTACCTCCAGCACGACAACAAGGAGGAGACGATGCGCGTCTACGGCGAGACGGTCATTCCGGCGCTCACTCCCCCGGTGACGGCGAAGCGGTGA
- the hydA gene encoding dihydropyrimidinase → MATTLITGGTVVSATGRTAADVLLDGETIAAVLSPGSTLLGHDLAASVDAVIDATGKYVIPGGIDAHTHMQLPFGGTSASDTFETGTRAAAWGGTTTIVDFAVQRAGERVQDGLAHWHELAAGNCAIDYGFHQIVGGVDADSLAALPGLIDEGISSFKMFMAYPGVFYADDAQILRAMQVAADTGLLTMMHAENGPVIDVLAEQLIAKGKTSPYFHGVARAWQMEEEATHRAIMLSHLTGAPLYVVHVSAKQAVEQLAWARDNGQNVFGETCPQYLYLSLEDQLGANSEQWGDFEGAKWVCSTPLRSKDEGHQHHMWQALRTNDIQMVSTDHCPFCMKDQKTLGQGDFRAIPNGIGSVEHRMDLMYQGVVTGQITLERWVELTSTTPARMFGMYGKKGVIAPGADADVVVYDPAGHTSIGVGKTHHMNMDHSAWEGYEIDGHVDTVISRGKVVVDDGAYLGSPGDGRFVKRGLSQYLV, encoded by the coding sequence ATGGCCACCACCCTGATCACGGGCGGCACGGTGGTCTCGGCGACCGGGCGCACCGCCGCCGACGTGCTCCTGGACGGCGAGACGATCGCCGCCGTGCTGTCACCCGGGTCGACCCTGCTCGGCCACGACCTCGCGGCATCCGTCGACGCCGTCATCGACGCCACCGGCAAGTACGTCATCCCCGGCGGGATCGACGCGCACACCCACATGCAGCTGCCCTTCGGCGGTACGAGCGCCTCCGACACGTTCGAGACCGGCACCCGCGCCGCCGCGTGGGGCGGCACGACGACCATCGTCGACTTCGCCGTGCAGCGCGCCGGCGAGCGCGTGCAGGACGGCCTGGCGCACTGGCACGAACTCGCCGCCGGCAACTGCGCGATCGACTACGGCTTCCATCAGATCGTGGGCGGAGTGGATGCCGACTCTCTCGCCGCACTGCCGGGCCTGATCGACGAGGGCATCTCGAGCTTCAAGATGTTCATGGCCTACCCCGGCGTCTTCTACGCCGACGACGCCCAGATCCTGCGGGCGATGCAGGTCGCCGCCGACACCGGACTGCTCACGATGATGCACGCCGAGAACGGTCCCGTCATCGACGTGCTCGCCGAGCAACTCATCGCCAAGGGCAAGACCTCGCCGTACTTCCACGGCGTCGCCCGCGCCTGGCAGATGGAGGAAGAGGCGACCCACCGCGCCATCATGCTGTCGCACCTCACCGGCGCGCCGCTGTACGTCGTGCACGTCAGCGCCAAGCAGGCGGTGGAGCAGCTCGCCTGGGCGCGCGACAACGGCCAGAACGTCTTCGGCGAGACGTGCCCCCAGTACCTCTACCTGTCGCTCGAAGACCAGCTCGGCGCGAACAGCGAGCAGTGGGGCGACTTCGAGGGCGCCAAGTGGGTGTGCTCCACCCCCCTGCGTTCGAAGGACGAGGGCCACCAGCACCACATGTGGCAGGCGCTGCGGACGAACGACATCCAGATGGTCTCCACCGACCACTGCCCCTTCTGCATGAAGGACCAGAAGACGCTCGGCCAGGGCGACTTCCGCGCGATCCCCAACGGCATCGGCTCGGTCGAGCACCGGATGGACCTCATGTACCAGGGCGTCGTCACGGGACAGATCACCCTCGAGCGCTGGGTGGAGCTGACCAGCACCACTCCCGCGCGCATGTTCGGCATGTACGGCAAGAAGGGCGTCATCGCGCCCGGTGCCGACGCCGACGTCGTCGTCTACGACCCGGCCGGTCACACCTCGATCGGCGTCGGCAAGACCCATCACATGAACATGGACCACTCCGCGTGGGAGGGCTACGAGATCGACGGCCACGTCGACACCGTCATCTCGCGCGGCAAGGTCGTCGTCGACGACGGCGCGTACCTCGGATCCCCCGGCGACGGGCGATTCGTCAAGCGCGGCCTGAGCCAGTACCTGGTCTGA
- a CDS encoding nitrilase-related carbon-nitrogen hydrolase yields MTTVRAAITQTTWTGDKESMLDKHEQFARDAAARGAEIVCFQELFYGPYFGITQDQKYYRYAEPVDGPIVQRFAALAKELGLVSVLPIYEEAQTGVYYNTSVLVDADGTVLGSYRKNHIPHLEKFWEKFYFRPGNLGYPVFETAVGKVGMYICYDRHFPEGWRELGLNGAHMVFNPNATKPGLSNRLWEVEGPCAAVANGYFVLQPNRVGREDNEYGDEAVSFYGSSQVIDPRGNHVGAIGSAEHEELLIRDLDMDLVQQMRDDWQFYRDRRPDTYGEIVEA; encoded by the coding sequence ATGACGACGGTGCGAGCGGCCATCACGCAGACCACGTGGACCGGTGACAAGGAATCGATGCTCGACAAGCACGAGCAGTTCGCCCGCGACGCCGCAGCCCGCGGCGCCGAGATCGTGTGCTTCCAGGAACTCTTCTACGGTCCCTACTTCGGCATCACGCAGGACCAGAAGTACTACCGCTACGCCGAGCCCGTCGACGGGCCGATCGTGCAGCGCTTCGCCGCCCTGGCCAAGGAGCTGGGACTGGTCAGCGTGCTCCCCATCTACGAAGAGGCGCAGACCGGGGTGTACTACAACACCTCCGTGCTCGTCGACGCCGACGGCACTGTGCTCGGCAGCTACCGCAAGAACCACATCCCCCACCTCGAGAAGTTCTGGGAGAAGTTCTACTTCCGCCCCGGCAACCTCGGCTACCCCGTGTTCGAGACCGCCGTGGGCAAGGTCGGCATGTACATCTGCTACGACCGCCACTTCCCCGAGGGCTGGCGAGAGCTGGGCCTGAACGGCGCCCACATGGTGTTCAACCCCAACGCCACCAAGCCCGGGCTGTCGAACCGCCTGTGGGAGGTCGAGGGGCCGTGCGCCGCGGTCGCCAACGGTTACTTCGTGCTGCAGCCCAACCGCGTCGGACGCGAAGACAACGAGTACGGCGACGAGGCGGTGTCGTTCTACGGCAGCAGCCAGGTGATCGACCCCCGCGGCAACCACGTCGGCGCGATCGGCTCGGCCGAGCACGAAGAGCTGCTCATCCGCGACCTCGACATGGACCTCGTTCAGCAGATGCGCGACGACTGGCAGTTCTACCGCGACCGTCGTCCCGACACCTACGGCGAGATCGTGGAGGCCTGA